One window of Nicotiana tomentosiformis chromosome 11, ASM39032v3, whole genome shotgun sequence genomic DNA carries:
- the LOC104110166 gene encoding arogenate dehydratase 2 — translation MAATIIRSPKISLPPPETTTSNLSSLIHTSFTPLPKRRRCLSIYACADGAGDQSNSPFGGEIKKGQAIELNKVNDEHPYEYNAKDSPNPLPRPLTSADLSNMASEGSRLRVAYQGVRGAYSESAAEKAYPNCEAVPCEQFDTAFEAVERWLVDRAVLPIENSLGGSIHRNYDLLLRHRLHIVGEVKLAIRHCLMANNGVKIEDLKRVLSHPQALAQCENTLTKLGLVREAVDDTAGAAKYIAFQKLKDAGAVASLAAARIYGLNVLAQDIQDDSDNVTRFLMLAREPIIPGTDKPFKTSVVFSLDEGPGVLFKALAVFAMRNINLTKIESRPLQKQALRVLDDSTDGFPKYFPYLFYVDFEASMADQRAQNALGHLKEFATFLRVLGSYPSDSGVA, via the exons ATGGCTGCCACCATCATTAGGTCACCAAAAATCTCCCTCCCCCCTCCCGAAACAACCACCTCAAATCTCTCATCCCTCATTCACACCTCCTTCACTCCGTTACCTAAACGACGTCGTTGTCTCTCGATCTACGCCTGCGCCGACGGTGCCGGCGACCAAAGCAACAGCCCATTCGGAGGAGAAATTAAGAAAGGTCAAGCAATTGAGCTTAATAAAGTCAATGATGAACATCCTTATGAATACAATGCTAAGGATTCACCTAATCCCCTTCCAA GGCCATTAACATCGGCTGATTTGAGCAATATGGCATCTGAAGGGTCTCGTCTTCGGGTTGCTTATCAG GGAGTGCGTGGTGCTTACAGTGAATCAGCAGCAGAGAAAGCATATCCAAACTGTGAAGCAGTTCCCTGCGAACAATTTGATACTGCTTTTGAA GCTGTTGAAAGGTGGCTTGTTGATAGAGCAGTTTTACCAATAGAAAACTCTTTAGGAGGGAGTATTCACAGGAATTATGACCTTTTACTGAGACACCGTCTCCATATAGTTGGAGAAGTCAAACTTGCAATTCGGCACTGTTTAATGGCTAACAATGGCGTCAAAATTGAAGACCTGAAAAGAGTTCTTAGCCATCCTCAG GCTCTTGCACAGTGTGAGAACACATTAACAAAGTTGGGGTTGGTCAGAGAAGCTGTGGATGATACTGCTGGTGCAGCCAAG TATATTGCTTTCCAAAAACTAAAAGATGCAGGGGCAGTTGCAAGTTTGGCTGCAGCTAGGATCTATGGTTTGAACGTGCTTGCACAAGATATTCAG GATGACTCTGATAATGTCACACGCTTCCTTATGCTGGCTAGGGAACCCATTATTCCTGGTACTGATAAACCATTCAAG ACAAGTGTGGTCTTTTCGCTCGATGAAGGCCCTGGGGTGCTTTTCAAGGCACTTGCTGTTTTTGCTATGCGAAATATCAATCTTACTAAG ATTGAGAGTCGTCCGCTGCAAAAGCAGGCTTTGCGGGTGCTTGATGATAGTACAGATGGGTTTCCAAA ATACTTCCCTTACCTTTTCTATGTGGATTTCGAAGCATCTATGGCTGACCAAAGGGCTCAAAATGCTTTGGGACATCTCAAG GAATTTGCAACCTTTTTGCGAGTATTAGGGAGTTACCCTTCAGATAGTGGTGTAGCTTGA